In Halobacteriovorax sp. HLS, one DNA window encodes the following:
- the yajC gene encoding preprotein translocase subunit YajC, giving the protein MLELLFTSVQAQEATAAAAPGGLASFAPMIIIFAIFYFLMIRPQSKKLKEEQALLATLGKGEEIFTKSGIIGTITGLTDKVVTLDVAEGTKIKVLRSQIGGKASTIFEKKTEK; this is encoded by the coding sequence ATGTTAGAATTACTTTTTACTTCAGTACAGGCACAAGAAGCAACAGCTGCAGCAGCTCCGGGTGGTTTAGCGTCTTTCGCTCCAATGATCATCATCTTTGCAATCTTTTACTTTTTAATGATTAGACCACAGTCTAAGAAACTTAAAGAAGAGCAAGCACTTCTTGCAACACTTGGTAAAGGTGAAGAGATCTTCACTAAGTCTGGTATCATTGGAACAATTACAGGTCTTACAGATAAAGTTGTAACTCTTGATGTTGCGGAAGGAACAAAAATTAAAGTTCTAAGAAGCCAAATTGGTGGAAAGGCCAGTACAATCTTTGAAAAGAAAACTGAAAAATAA
- the queA gene encoding tRNA preQ1(34) S-adenosylmethionine ribosyltransferase-isomerase QueA: MFGIAATMNDVDLRLSNYDFDLPASLIADRPVAGRHHSKMLVYKVKSDEIIHDEFINLSNYLPESSLLVVNQSKVFPCRLIGSKSTGGKCEVFILDIEANEQGLREVLIKTTSKKRLEQTFHFENGLVATLKEIRDGRFFVEFNNENLASYLEEHGKIPIPPYIRNGESDAKDVEDYQTVYAKEVGSVAAPTAGLHFTEEVFKSLEDKSISRAQVTLHVGLGTFLPVKVDNLQEHKMHTEKYFIDSKNLDKIKGNREIYAVGTTSLRVLESCHDGSDFNLEADKYYETDIFLHPGVEVNSIKGLVTNFHLPKSTLLMLVSSLIGREKTLELYKEAIAREYRFFSYGDSMLILRDQ; this comes from the coding sequence ATGTTTGGAATAGCTGCAACTATGAATGATGTTGATTTGAGACTTAGTAACTATGATTTTGATTTGCCAGCAAGTCTTATTGCTGATCGCCCTGTTGCGGGACGTCATCACTCGAAAATGCTGGTCTATAAAGTGAAATCTGATGAAATCATTCATGATGAATTTATCAATCTATCAAATTATCTACCAGAGTCCTCCTTACTAGTTGTAAATCAGTCAAAAGTATTTCCTTGTCGATTAATTGGATCAAAGTCTACAGGTGGCAAATGTGAAGTCTTCATTCTAGACATTGAAGCAAATGAGCAAGGGCTACGTGAAGTACTAATTAAAACAACTTCTAAAAAAAGGCTTGAGCAAACTTTTCACTTTGAAAATGGTCTTGTGGCCACATTAAAAGAAATACGCGATGGCCGCTTCTTTGTTGAATTTAATAATGAAAACCTTGCGAGCTATTTAGAGGAGCATGGAAAAATTCCTATCCCTCCTTATATTAGAAATGGCGAAAGTGATGCAAAAGATGTCGAAGATTATCAGACTGTTTATGCAAAGGAAGTAGGGAGTGTTGCTGCTCCTACTGCTGGACTGCACTTTACTGAGGAAGTTTTTAAGTCTTTAGAAGATAAGTCAATCTCTAGAGCACAAGTCACTCTTCACGTAGGTCTTGGAACGTTCTTGCCAGTAAAGGTCGATAATTTACAAGAGCATAAAATGCATACTGAGAAGTATTTTATAGACTCTAAGAACTTAGATAAAATTAAAGGCAATCGTGAGATCTATGCCGTTGGTACAACTTCTCTAAGAGTTCTTGAGAGTTGTCATGATGGAAGTGATTTTAATTTAGAGGCAGATAAATATTACGAGACAGATATCTTCTTACACCCAGGTGTTGAGGTGAATTCCATAAAAGGATTAGTGACTAATTTTCACTTACCCAAATCAACTCTGCTCATGCTGGTGAGCTCTCTTATTGGAAGAGAGAAAACTCTTGAGCTATATAAAGAGGCCATTGCAAGAGAGTATAGATTCTTCTCTTATGGTGATTCCATGTTAATTTTGAGGGACCAATGA
- the tgt gene encoding tRNA guanosine(34) transglycosylase Tgt, with protein sequence MTTMYTNIAYDGKARAGVVKTAHGDIETPIFMPVGTRATVKCMWQDQLEEIGSQIILGNTYHLYLRPGHELIERVGGGLHGFMNWNKPILTDSGGFQVFSLSDINKLTEEGVRFQSHIDGSYHMISPEKSMEIQKALGSDIVMNFDECPALPATKERLRESMELTLRWAQRCRNYELKEHQNLFGIIQGGLHFDLRSECMERLVEMNFEGYALGGLSVGEKNEEMVEFCSDFVHTMPKDKPRYLMGVGKPLDILTGIKNGLDMFDCVLPTRNARNGQFLTHDGPLNIKKERFKEDKAQPDPDCECKVCKTYSRSYIRHLYNTGEYLAGQLISYHNLHFFIKMTKDARAHIIAGTFDEYYKNFYNKYTSEKWK encoded by the coding sequence ATGACGACTATGTATACAAATATTGCCTATGACGGTAAGGCCAGGGCCGGAGTTGTAAAAACTGCCCACGGTGATATCGAAACACCTATCTTCATGCCTGTAGGTACACGAGCTACAGTAAAGTGTATGTGGCAAGATCAGTTAGAAGAGATCGGCTCTCAAATTATTTTGGGTAATACTTATCACTTATATCTAAGGCCAGGTCACGAGCTCATCGAAAGAGTTGGTGGTGGGCTTCATGGATTTATGAATTGGAATAAGCCTATTCTTACTGATAGTGGTGGCTTTCAAGTATTTTCTTTGTCAGATATAAATAAGCTAACTGAAGAAGGGGTTAGGTTTCAATCTCATATTGATGGCTCATATCATATGATCTCACCTGAGAAGTCTATGGAAATCCAGAAGGCCCTAGGCAGTGATATTGTAATGAACTTTGATGAGTGTCCTGCACTTCCAGCTACAAAAGAGAGACTTAGAGAAAGTATGGAACTTACTCTAAGATGGGCACAGCGCTGTAGAAACTATGAACTTAAAGAACATCAAAATCTCTTTGGAATCATTCAAGGCGGACTTCACTTTGACCTAAGAAGTGAGTGCATGGAACGTTTAGTTGAGATGAATTTTGAAGGTTACGCACTTGGCGGATTAAGTGTTGGCGAAAAAAATGAAGAAATGGTTGAGTTTTGCTCAGACTTTGTCCACACAATGCCTAAGGATAAGCCGCGCTACCTTATGGGAGTTGGAAAGCCACTAGATATACTTACAGGGATTAAAAATGGCCTAGATATGTTTGACTGTGTGCTTCCAACTAGGAACGCCCGTAATGGGCAGTTTTTAACCCACGATGGGCCACTAAATATTAAAAAAGAACGATTTAAGGAAGATAAAGCTCAACCAGATCCAGATTGTGAGTGTAAGGTTTGTAAGACCTATTCTAGATCTTATATTAGACATCTTTATAACACGGGTGAATACCTGGCCGGACAACTTATAAGTTATCATAACTTACACTTCTTTATTAAGATGACGAAGGACGCAAGAGCGCATATTATCGCAGGAACATTTGACGAATATTATAAGAACTTTTATAACAAATACACTTCTGAGAAATGGAAATAA
- a CDS encoding twin-arginine translocase TatA/TatE family subunit codes for MFGIGASELLVIFLFALLFIGPKKLPELAKGLGKGLREFQKAKDDLFDEVNKPAPKDETVDEITVSKESAISVDEQTVQEVTAIIQDQKEKTKTDA; via the coding sequence ATGTTTGGAATTGGCGCAAGTGAACTTTTAGTAATCTTTCTTTTTGCCTTACTCTTTATTGGACCTAAAAAGCTTCCAGAGCTAGCAAAGGGATTAGGTAAAGGGTTAAGAGAGTTTCAAAAAGCTAAAGATGACCTCTTTGATGAGGTGAATAAACCTGCGCCAAAAGATGAAACTGTTGATGAAATAACTGTTTCAAAAGAGTCAGCAATTTCTGTTGATGAACAAACTGTGCAGGAAGTCACTGCCATTATTCAAGACCAAAAAGAAAAGACTAAAACTGACGCATAG